The nucleotide sequence GCGCTCGCCGCGGGGTGAGCCTCGTCGTGCCGCCTCGGCCGGGACGACGAGACATGCGACGGAGCCTCGCCGGTCGTCCCCGGCGAGCGGAGCGCTCGCGCCGCGAGGGAAGAGGGCCCAGGTCACGCGACGCCTTGGACAACGCGCACCGCCGAGGCCACTTCAGCGTCCGGGTGACATGGAGGGGTGTTGAGGACAGTGATCCATGGGTTCTCTTTCCTGACCGCCTGACCGCCTGACCGCCTGACGGCGGTCGCCGGGAACGACCGCGCGCGACCTCAAGGCGTCATATACCGTGACGTCGATGAATCCCCTTCGCCAACTGATGTCGGCGCAGGCGCGCAGGACGGATTCCTTCGGAGTCGCGGTATACCAACGGCCTTTAGGTTTGACCTTTGGCCGACGTCGGCTCGCCTCATCCTGAGGAGCGGTCGCAAGACCGCGTCTCGAAGGATGAGGCGACGCTGACGGCGGCCTTCGGCCCATGCTTCGAGACGGCTGCGGAGCCTGGCATCGGGCGCGCCTACGGCGCGACCCGGTGGCAGCCTCCTCACCATGAGGCCGAGAAAGGTCGCTCCTCAGGGCCACTGGCGTCATATACCGCATCTCCGAGAGGATCCGTTCGCGGGGCTCGGGCAGCGACTGGCGCCAAGGCCGTAGAATGTGGCTCGTCATGCCCGCAACGAGTGCAGGCACGACGAGGCAAGCTCTGCGCCCGATCACTGCGCCGGGCGGCCGGCCCGCAGCGGTGCCTTCAGCAGCTCACGCTTGGCACGGATGGCAGCGTGAACCTCATCGCGCGAGCCGCCCAGCGTCTGCAGCGCGGCGCTGGCGAGGTCGAGGCTGGCTTCCATGGCCTCGGGCACCACGTCGGTGGCGCCGAGCCGGAACAGCCGCACCGCGTGGGCGGCATCGCGCGCCCGCGCCACCACCGGCACCTCGCTGCGTTCGGCCCGCACCGCCGCCACCACATGCTCGGCGGCGGTGGGGTCGTCCATCGTCACCACCACCGCCGGGGCGTCGGCAAGGCCGCATCTGCGCAGGAAATCGGGGCGGGTGGCGTCGCCATAGACGGCGCTGAACCCAGCTTTGCGGGCGCTGGCGACGGCGTCGGCGTTGCGGTCGATGGCGATGAAGGGGCGGTCCTCGCCCTGCAGCAACTCGCCGACCAGGCGCCCGACCCGGCCGAACCCGACCACGATGGTGCGCCCGCTCTCGATCGGGCCGGGGTCGTCGTGGCCGGCGGCGAGCGCCGCCGCGCGCCGTGCCCGTAGCCCGGCCTGGCCGCCCAGCCTCGCCAGCAGCGGCGTCAGCAGCATGGTTCCGGACGCCACCAGCAGCATGAACTGTTCGATCTCGGCGGGCATCAGCCCGCCGGAGCGGGCAAGGCCGAGCACCAGGAAGGCGAACTCACCGCCGCCGGCGAGCAGCAGGCTTGCCTCCACTGCCACCGGCCATGCCAGACCGAACAACCGTGCCAGCACGCCGATTACGGCGATCTTGAGCAGCACCATGCCGAAGATCGACAGGCCGAGCAGCGCCGGCTCGCTCGCCACCTGCAGCGGGTCGATGCGCATGCCGACCGAGATGAAGAACAGGCCGAGCAGCATGCCCTTGAACGGCTCGATGTCGACCTCGACTTCGCGGCGGAACTCGGTTTCGGACAACAGCAGGCCGGCGAGGAAGGCACCGAGCGCCATCGACAAATTGGCAAAGTGAGTGATGAGCGAGGTGCCGACCACCACGAACAGGATCGCGGCCATGAACAGCTCGCGGTTGCGGGTCAGCGCCACCAGGCGGAACAGCGGCCTCAAGATGATGCGGCCGAAGCCGATGATGACTGCCACCGCCACTGCGCCCTGCAGCACCGCGACCAGCAGGCCGGCCAGCACCGAGTGGCCGGCTAGCGCGCCGGTGACGGTGTCGGCGGCGGTGTTGCCGAACACGGCCACCAGGAACAGGATCGGCACCACCGCCAGATCCTGCGCCAGCAGAACCGCGAAGATGGTGCGACCGGCCACCGAGGCGAGGCGGCGCTGCTCGGCGAGCAACTGCAGCACGATCGGGGTGGAGGACAGCGCCAGGCAGGCGCCGATCACCAGCGAGGCGTTGAACGGGTTGCCGAACGACCAGGCGATTGCACCAATAGCGGCCGTGGTCACGGTGACCTGCAGCATGCCGAGGCCGAACACCATGCGCCGCATGGTCCACAGCCGATCGAACGACAGTTCCAGCCCGATGGTGAACAACAGGAAGACGATGCCGAGTTCGGCGAGCTGATCGACCGTGTCGTGCGAGGTGATGGCGATGACGCCGAGCCAGGGCGCGCTCTCTGCCAGCCGGCCTAGGCTGTGTGGCCCAAGCGCGAGGCCGGCGACGAGAAAGCCCAGCACTGGGCTCACCCTGATCCGCGCCATCAAAGGAATGACGACACCCGCCGTGCCGAGAAATACCAGCGCTTCGCGATAGAATCCGGGTTCGATCGGGGAGGGCATCGCCACACGTTATTGATTGACGGTTCGACGAGGCCCGTCTCGCGCACAAAGACGGGCGCGCCGCGGAGAAAGAGCCTTGTTTCCTTCATCCCATAGCGGGATGAATCATTCCGCAACAGCGTTTAGATTGGGCAGTCGCGCAAACCTGAACGGTCGCAGCCCGCGCATGTGCTCCGGCGCTGAAACGCGCGCCACGCTGCGCATCCGCCAAAACAGCTCCGGCCGGCGGAGGATGCTGGGCATCCCGCGCCGGCCGGACCAACGGGCAGACCACGGCGACGGCGGTCAGGCTGTAGCCATCGCCGTCTTGAGGTTGGCGTCGATCTTGTCGAGGAAGCCGGTGGTCGACAGCCACGTCTGGTCGGGGCCGACCAGGAGCGCGAGGTCCTTGGTCATGAAGCCGGCCTCGACGGTGTCGACGCACACCTTCTCCAGCGTCTCGGCGAAGTGGCGCAGGTCGCCATTGCCGTCGAGCTTGGCGCGGTGGATCAGGCCGCGGGTCCAGGCGAAGATCGAGGCGATCGAGTTGGTCGAGGTCTCGCGGCCCTTCTGGTGCTCGCGATAATGGCGCGTCACCGTGCCATGGGCGGCCTCGGCCTCGACGATCTGGCCGTCCGGCGTCATCAGCACCGAGGTCATCAGGCCGAGCGAGCCGAACCCTTGAGCCACCGTGTCGGACTGCACGTCGCCGTCGTAGTTCTTGCAGGCCCAGACGTAGCCGCCCGACCACTTCATCGCCGAGGCCACCATGTCGTCGATCAGGCGGTGCTCGTAGGTGATCTTGGCCTTGTCGAAGGCGTCCTTGAACTCGGCGTCGAACACCTCCTGGAACAGGTCCTTGAAACGACCGTCATAGGCCTTCAGGATGGTGTTCTTGGTCGAGAGATAGAGCGGATAGCCGCGACCCAGCGCATAGTTCATCGACGCGCGGGCGAAATCCCTGATCGATTCATCAAGGTTGTACATTGCCAGCGTGACGCCCGACCCCGGCGCCTTGAACACGTCCTTCTCGATGACCTGGCCGTCGTCGCCGACGAACTTCAGCGTCAGCGTGCCCTTGCCGGGGAACCTGAAGTCGGTGGCGCGGTACTGGTCGCCATAGGCGTGACGGCCGATCACGATCGGCTGGGTCCAGCCCGGCACCAGGCGCGGCACGTTCTGGCAGATGATCGGCTCGCGGAAGATCACGCCGCCCAGGATGTTGCGGATGGTGCCGTTCGGCGACTTCCACATCTCCTTGAGATTGAACTCGGTGACGCGGGCCTCGTCGGGCGTGATGGTGGCGCACTTGACGCCGACGCCATGGCGCTTGATGGCGTTGGCGGCGTCGATGGTCACCTGATCGCTGGTGGCATCGCGATGCTCGACCGAAAGATCGTAGTAATCCAGCTTCACGTCGAGATAAGGATGGATCAGCTTGTCGCGAATATAATGCCAGATGATACGGGTCATCTCGTCGCCGTCGAGTTCGACGACGGTGCCGGTCACCTTGATCTTTGCCATTTCAGAAGCGCCCTTAGCGAAAACTGGCGAGGTCGGGGAGCCGGCGGTTGGCATGCGCATGACGTTGCCGAGCTACGCATCCGGCGTTTCGCGCTCTATCATAGGGCGCCCATGTGCGAAAGGCATGCGAAAGGCGACCACGGCGAATCGTAACGAGTTGCCAGGATGCGGCGGCAGGCGGGATGTCCCGGCTGGCACGACGGGTTCGAGCGCCTGACCCGATCGCATCGGGCCGGACGCGCTGGTTTTTGGCGTTCGGCATTTTTATCCGCAACACGGGTCCCGCATTTGCGGAAAATGCTCGGATCGACAGGAGGAGA is from Blastochloris viridis and encodes:
- a CDS encoding cation:proton antiporter gives rise to the protein MPSPIEPGFYREALVFLGTAGVVIPLMARIRVSPVLGFLVAGLALGPHSLGRLAESAPWLGVIAITSHDTVDQLAELGIVFLLFTIGLELSFDRLWTMRRMVFGLGMLQVTVTTAAIGAIAWSFGNPFNASLVIGACLALSSTPIVLQLLAEQRRLASVAGRTIFAVLLAQDLAVVPILFLVAVFGNTAADTVTGALAGHSVLAGLLVAVLQGAVAVAVIIGFGRIILRPLFRLVALTRNRELFMAAILFVVVGTSLITHFANLSMALGAFLAGLLLSETEFRREVEVDIEPFKGMLLGLFFISVGMRIDPLQVASEPALLGLSIFGMVLLKIAVIGVLARLFGLAWPVAVEASLLLAGGGEFAFLVLGLARSGGLMPAEIEQFMLLVASGTMLLTPLLARLGGQAGLRARRAAALAAGHDDPGPIESGRTIVVGFGRVGRLVGELLQGEDRPFIAIDRNADAVASARKAGFSAVYGDATRPDFLRRCGLADAPAVVVTMDDPTAAEHVVAAVRAERSEVPVVARARDAAHAVRLFRLGATDVVPEAMEASLDLASAALQTLGGSRDEVHAAIRAKRELLKAPLRAGRPAQ
- a CDS encoding NADP-dependent isocitrate dehydrogenase codes for the protein MAKIKVTGTVVELDGDEMTRIIWHYIRDKLIHPYLDVKLDYYDLSVEHRDATSDQVTIDAANAIKRHGVGVKCATITPDEARVTEFNLKEMWKSPNGTIRNILGGVIFREPIICQNVPRLVPGWTQPIVIGRHAYGDQYRATDFRFPGKGTLTLKFVGDDGQVIEKDVFKAPGSGVTLAMYNLDESIRDFARASMNYALGRGYPLYLSTKNTILKAYDGRFKDLFQEVFDAEFKDAFDKAKITYEHRLIDDMVASAMKWSGGYVWACKNYDGDVQSDTVAQGFGSLGLMTSVLMTPDGQIVEAEAAHGTVTRHYREHQKGRETSTNSIASIFAWTRGLIHRAKLDGNGDLRHFAETLEKVCVDTVEAGFMTKDLALLVGPDQTWLSTTGFLDKIDANLKTAMATA